The nucleotide sequence CGTGCTCTCGGACAAGCAGGAAACTCTCCTGCCGCTCAAGGACTGGGCAGCCATCGTCGCCGCCGAACTCACCCGCAGAGAGGGCTCGTGGTGAACATCGTCGAACAGTCGATCTCCCAGGCCATGGACGAGCCCGACGACCGGATGATGTTCACCCGGCTCAAAGACATCGTCGCCCGGCACCTGCGCCGCATGGACCCCGGCGCCACCGTCACCAAGACCGAGTTCTTCAACCACACCCATGTCCCCGACATGGTCCTCGAATGGCCCGGCAGACCCCGCACACCGCGCCGGTTCATCTACCTGCGCACCACATCCGACCAGCGCGAACTGGAGGACGACCTGCAGCGCCTTCCCCGTGCGGACCGGCCGGTGCTTCTGGCTCTCGGTCAACTGCCCACCGCACGGCAGCAGGGAGATCTTCCCCCGCTGCCCGGCAGCAGCACCGCGCTGCTCCTCGACGCTTCCGCGCTCGGCGCACTCCAGCCGGCCGACGACTCTCCCGGTATTCCCCGTCTCGTGTCCCGCTCCGTTCTTGAAGGCGGCCGCGGCACCCTCGACAAAGCGGCGACCGAGGAGTTCCTGGACACGGTCGTTCAGGGAGCTGAGGCCGCCCGTGCGGGAGAACGCGTTCCCACCCGCGACGCCGTCGACGCTCTCACCGCGCGGATGACCACCGACGTCGCCGACCGGATGTCAGCCTTCCTCGCTGCGCTCTGGCAGGGCGGCGGATCCACGCTCGCCAGCTTCCCCGCGCCGCAGCGAGGCGTCGGCCATCTCGACGAGACGGCCCTGATGTACCTGCTGGAATCCGAGGACATCACCGACGCCGCGTTCTGGAACCGGGTCGTCCGCATGATCAGTCTCCCTATCCTGCTGCGCACCCCGGCCGCCGGCACCGGCAACCTTCAGCACCTGATGCGTGAGGCGATCCAGCTCTGGACCAGCCGTGTCTGCATGATCGTGCCCGGCGCGGCAGACGCGGACATCAGCCCGTGGCGCTGGGCGGTGAAGGCCGGCCAGCTGATCCTGCAGACCCCGCGTTTCCATGTGCTCGTTGCCCAGTCCCGGCGCCAGCTCCCGCCCGGGCAGGAGCACGACCTGCCCCGCCTCGACGAGGTGAGGAACAGGGCAGACCGCTTCAGCATCCCGTTGACCTCTCTTCGCATGGTCGTCACGGACCGCCACGTCGGATACGGCGGCCCCGGCGACGACATCTCCCACGACGCCCAACTCGACGGCATCAGCGACGCACTGGGACAGGCCGAGGGAGTCATCGAAGCCGATGCCCGCATCCCCTCCGGCGAGACTCTCCAGTGCCTATTCGGCACCGGAATCGCCAGCGCCCGCGGCGCACGTACCCAGGTGTCGCTGGATGCCCTCCTCGGCACAACGACGCGCCTGCTCTCCGATCTCTCGAGCGACGAAGCGGAGAAGATCACGCAGCTCCTCGGCGCCCAAGGCCCGCCTCCCGACCAGCCATGGAGTCAGCCCAGCTTTGACGATGTATAGGACCTACGCGAGGTCTCCGACAGGGCTGCGGGCTCTGACAGAACCCGGTGACGGCAGGCAACGCACCGGACCCGCGCTCGCTTCGGCTGCGTCCCGTCCGTCGGCACCACTGACGACGGACGCCCGCCCGGCATCGCTGTCCGCCTGTCGGCCGAGTTGCCCGGCGCCTGTTCGACGCGCAGCAGGGTGATGCGTGCTTCAAGTACCGCGGGCACCGTGCCGAACAGCTTGGGGTCGAGTTCACCGACATCGACTACATCGACGTGTCGTTCTGATCTCGCAGGGCACCTGAGCGGTGGTCGGCCTGCGGCTGAGCCGACGCACCGTAGTTGTCACATAGGCACGCTTGTTGTCACCGGCGTAGTGGAGTACGTGCGGTGCGACTGTTCGGCATCACCGAGCAGACCGGCATGTGCTACCTCGGCGCGGCCCACCCGAAAAGCACCGCCAGGCTGCCCAGGTAGCCCGTCTGGTTCAGCTCTGAAGCGTGGCGAGCCAGTCGGTCAGCAGGTTGTTGACCTCGTCGGGGCGTTCCTGCTGGATCCAGTGGCCGCAGCCTTCCAGGAGGTGGGAGGCCGACAGGCGGGGGAGGGTGGTGGGGTAGGCGTCGATGGCGTCGGACATCCAGGTGGTGGAGGCGTCCAGGGCGCCGCCGATGAACAGGGACGGCTGCTTGATCGGGGCTCCGCGGTGCGGGGCGAGGTGTTCCCAGTCGCGGTCCATGTTGCGGTAGCGGTTGAGGGCGCCGGTCAGACCGGTGCGCTCGAACTCCCCGGCGTAGACGTCGAGGTCCTCCTCGCTCAACCATGCCGGGAGCGGGCCGACGGGGAAACGGTCGCGCAGCTGACAGCCCAGGGTGACGAAGTGGGGGTCGGGCTCGCCCTGGGCGGGCATGGTGTCGGCGGACAGGGCCGCGTAGAAGCCTGCGAGCCAGCCCCGGACGTCGGGCTCGATCTCCGTCTCGGCGCGGCCGGGCTCCTGGAAGTAGGAGACGTAGAACTCCTGCTCGGGGCCGCCGATCTGGCCGAAGATGTCGGTGGGGCGGGGGCCGCCGGGCGGCGCGTAGGGGACGCTCAGCAAGCCGACCGCGCGGAAGACTCCGGGGTGGAGCAGGGCGGAGGTGGCGGAGATGTTGGAGCCCCAGTCGTGGCCGACGATCACCGCGCTCTCCTCGCCGAGGGCGCGCACGACGGCGACGTTGTCCTCCACCAGGTCGAGCATTCGGTAGGCGTCGATCGCGGCGGGCTTGGAGGAGCGGCCGTAGCCGCGCACGTCGATCGCCACTGCCCGGTACCCGGCCGCGGCGAGGGCAGGGAGTTGGCGGCGCCAGGAGTACCAGGACTCGGGGAAGCCGTGCACGAGCAGGATCAACGGGCCGGTGCCCTGCTCGACCAGGTGCAGGCGCCCGGCCGGGGCCTCGACGGTGCGGTGGCGGAGCTCGGCGGTCGGCTCGGGCTGCATGCGCTCCTCCTCGGTTCGCGGGCGGACGCGGCTACCCATCGATCATGCGACGTGGCACCCGCCCGACGCGATCAGCCTTGCCCATTTGGCAAACTTGCAGGACAGAGGGGTGGAGCGGCACGGCAAGAAGGAGCGGGAAGGTGGCAGTCGACGACTTGGACGGCACGCTGGCCGCGATGGGGCCCCGGTTGCGGGCCGCGCGCGAGCACCACGGCGCGACGCTCGCCGGTGTCAGCTACGCGACCGGCATCTCGACCAGCACGCTGTCCCGGATCGAGACCGGCCGGCGCAAACCCACCCTGGAGGTACTGCTGCAACTGTCGAAGGAGTACGGCGTCTCCCTGGACGAACTGGCCGGCACCGCGCCCGCCCCCGCGGCCGAGCTGCGGGGGCGGGCGCCGCTGAACTTCGGGGATGACAAGGCGGTGCTGCCGTTGACCCGGTACGTCGGCGGCCTGCACGCCCACAAGCACGTCCTGCCCGCTGTCGAGGGTCCGCCCGCACGGCCGCGGCAGGTCTCCCACGAGGGCTACGAGTGGTTGTGCGTCCTGTACGGGCGGCTGTGGCTCGCACTCGGCAACCAAGACCTCGTCCTGACTGCCGGGGACGTCGTCGAGTTCGACACCCGCACCCCCCACGGAGTCGCAAACGCCAGATCCACCGGACCGGTCGAGTATCTGATCATGTTCGGGCCTCAAGGAGAACGTCTACGGCTGCGCACCCCTCCAGGGGTCGCGGGACTGGTGACAGAAAGGCTGCTGAGTGAGCAGTTGTGACAAGCCGCGTGCCTCCTCGGTGACAACCACGCTGCTTCGGTCGGCCTCATTCGCCACGTCATCCGGCTCTACCGGTGACAACTACTGAGCTTCGGCTCAGCGGCATATGGTCTGGCTGCGTCGCGCGGGGGCCTGGTGATTTCCGGGCGGTATCAGTTTGCCGGGGCTCTGCTCTCGCTCTGCCGATTGTCAGTGCTCCGTGGGATTCTTTGAGTACGCCAGTGACGGACCGAGTGGAGAGTGTTGAGGTGTGTGCCATGGCCGTGCGTGTTCGGCATGCAGATCCACCCGCGCCGTCCGGGTGCCGGTGGTGTGGTGAGGAAAAGAGCAGACACGGCCGACGGTGGGTGGCTTCTGCGGGAGTGCACTCGTGGGAGGCGCCCACCCGTGAGCAGCGTCTGAGCAGGATGAAAGCCCGCCGTTCAGCGCGGCTGGCTCATTCGTCCTCGGACCAGTGACGCAGCCCGGCCTCGCTGGCCACCTTGATCGCGTCATTGAACGACTTCACCAGGGCTGGCGGAACATCTGAGGGCTGCCGCAGTCGCTGTGCCAGCTCGACGACCATGCTCTCCTTTTTACGCGGAGCCTGCTCGGAGTGCTGGTACAGCAGGGTGTGAAGCGACTTGCTGAACTTGCCGGTCCGGCGCAGGTCTGCGACGTCCTTGGACATCCACTGCTGCTCGTCCGTGCGAGGCCATTCGGCGTTCATGGTGTCGGCCCACTGATCGTCGCTGAAGACGTCCTCCAGCTCGTTCGGGTCTCCGAGGAAGAGGCAGTCCTTCTCAGTGAAACCGTACTTCTCCAGACGATTGAGGCTGAACTCCTTTTCCTTGTCGCGGATCGAGTCGCCGTCGACCAGGAACATGACGGTGCGCTTGTGCTTTTTGAGGAATTTGGCGAAGTTGAGGGCGCCGTCGTTGCCGCCGCAGTCCCACAGCGCGATGCCCGCGGACTGGATCGGGTAGCCGAACGCCAACTTGAACAGTGCCGGCAGTGCCGCGTACTCGGTGGGGCCCTCCACGCCGACGAAACACCGTTCGTGCAGGAGGACACTGTTGCGGAAGCCCAGGGAAACCGCCATGTTCGACAGGAAGCGCCGGGTGTCCTCGTCGCTGTCCTCTGCGCCGAGCGATTGTACGTAGGCTCGTCCGACCCTGCTGTTGAGATGCACGATGTCCTGGATGTCGACACCGTCGATCAGGTTCAGGGAATGGGTGGCAACGATCACGGTGGACTGCGCGGCGGACGCCGACACCTTGATCATGTCCATGATGCGACGCTGGTGCTCATAGTCGAGGTGCGTGTCGGGCTCGTCATAGGCGATGATCACACCGCCTGTGACGCCGCCCTCCGCTGCTTCCGAGAGGAGCTGCTGGCTGGCCTCCCACAGGGCCAGCGAAATCCGGCGGGACCGGCCGGCCCCGGCCGCAGCCAGTGACACGGCTCGTTGGCCGGGTGCCGCAGCGGTCATCGAGACGCCACTGACGGTCGGCCGGAACTGTACGGTCGGCTCCAGGGAGAAAGAGTCGAGGGAGCATCGTTCCTCGACCAATTTCTGCAGACGGGCGGCATCGTCCTTGAGCAGGCCGGAGAAATCGGTCTCCAGATCGGTGATCTTCTGCCGGGTCTCCTCACGCAGGGTGTACTCGCGTAACTTCGCCGTCAGGATGCTGCGGACCACGGTGTCGGGAGTCTCCGCGGCATCGCCCCGGAAATACAGGAGCTGCGGCAGGGAGCTGACGACGTGCTCGGGCGCCTGCGCCCAACCGGCAACCGTCGGGGCTGAGGCCACATGCTCCTCGAGAACCTCGGTCCAGCTCGCTTTGACGTTCGGCTGGCCCTCACGCAACTTGACGCCTACATCGGAGGCAAGGCTGCGGAGCTCAGGCACCTTCAGAGAGGAGATGTTCCGTAGCGCGGGGTTCTGCGGCACCTGCGCCAGCCACTCAAGTGAGACGCCTTCGCCTTCCACGTGCCGACGGCGCACCTGGATGGAAGAGGCGAGACCCAGGGCCTTCTTCTCGGCGTCGGACAGGTCGAACCGGCCTTCCACCGTCACCGCGATCGGCTCCGCGGCGTCATCGTCCGATGGCAGGGCAGCGCGCGCGGGTTCACTCTCGGCAAACTGAGAGATGTCACTGTCTGCAAGAGGGCGCTCGCCGAGCAGGAAAGCGATGGCGTCCAGAGCTGCTGTCTTCCCGCAGTCGTTGTGCCCCGTCAGAATGGTCTGCTTGTGGATTGGGATGCCCTGGACGTCGCCCAGCGAGCGGAAATTGGTGACGCTGAGTTCGACGAGTCGCACAATGCTCCCTTGCTGTACGGCATGGACACGCGGGTGGCCAGCAGCCGTCAACGCGCCGTTGAAACACACCACTTTGGGACGAGGTGGGAAAACTCTAGCGTCTGATGAGACATGAGAGAGCTGGGATCCCAACGTTGCAGAGGGCGCGGCAGCGTACGAGAGCGGCCGAAGATCCTATACCGGACGACGGGAGCGTCTGTGGCGGCGATGGGAGGGCTGGTCTGATGTCTTTGGTAGCGATGCGGCCCGGGAACCGAGGCGAAACTTCGCCGCCCAGAAGCCCCTGGGGGAGTTGAGCAGTCCATCCTCAGGCGGCCTTTCAGGAACACGATGATGGCGTGGCACGCCGCGCCGAAAAATGTGTGTCTGCGCGCGCCGCCACGTCACCACCGAGCCGGTGCCCCTGCGGATCATCCGCAGTGATGCAGTTCACAATGCGAATTGATGGATGGTCATGCATGGTCGCTGACCGGCTTGTTGGACACCATGATCTCATCCAGCGATGCCGGTGTGGGTGAGGAGGTGTTGTTGGTCGGGGTGGAGGGTGCTCCATTGAGCGCGTTGGGTGTTGGCCCAGTGTTGGAGTGTGTCGGGGGCGGGTTCGTTTCCGCTGGTCGTGGCGCGGTATTGCTGCCAGGTGCGGTGCCAGGTGTAGGGCCAGGGTGGGTTCCACCACGGGTCCAGGGCGGTGAGCGCCTCAATGGTGGCGGTGGAGAGGACGCCGGCGCGGGCTTTGCGGCGTTGCTGGCCCAGCCATCTGCCGAGGGGGAAGCCGTCTTGTCGGGTGTGCTTGTCCGGGGTGAGGTGGCCGTGTCGGGCGGCGTAGGCGCGTGCGTGGTCGATTCCGGGGCTGGCGGGGTAGGAGCGTGTGGCCGGGGCGGGTCGTTCGCCTACGACAGCATCGGGTGTGATGCCGAGGACGGTCAGGAGGTCCTGCTGGCCGGGGTGGAGATGCTCCCAGGACTCCTGCTGGACACGGATCCAGCGGCAAAGGCCTCGTGAGAGGTTCGTGGCCGGTACGCCGTCGGCACCCGTGGCTTCCGTGCGGAGGCGGTGGTAGGCCTGCTGCCATTGCAGGGGCCAGGGCGGATTCCACCACGGATCGATCAGGGTCAGGGCTTCGGCCCGGGTGGGGGAGAGGCGGCCCTGACCGGCGCGTCGTCGTTGCCAGGCCAGCCACTTCCCCAGCGGGAACCCGTCGAGGACGGTGCTGACGGGTGCGGCGATATGGCCGTATCCGGCGGCGTAGGCGCGGGCTTGTGCGAGCACAGTGTCCAGCAGACCGGGCCCAACGCGGGGAGCCGGTGGTTGGGCGGCTCGGGCTGTCTCGGCGGTGATACCGATCTTGGTCAGCAGGCGGTGCTGTTCGGGGTGGAGTGTGCCGTAGCCGGTGCACTGACGCCTCAGCCAGTCGGCCAGCTCCTTCTCAAGGTCCGCAATGCCGCTACCACCGCCGCCGGCTGCGGACTCTGACCGCTCGCGTACGCGAGTCCAATTGCGTTGCCACTCCAAGGACCAGGTCGGGTTCCACCAGGGGTCGAGCGCTGCGAGGAGCGTGCTGACCGGCCATGTCCCGCCTGTACTGCGATGGTGCTCCCGCGCCTGGTGGCGCTGTTCGCTCAGCCACCGGCCCAGCGGAAACCCCTCAGGACAAGCTTTCAGGGGCGTGGCGAGGTGGCCGTGTGCGGCGGCGTACGTGCGCGCGTGGGCCAGCCCGGGGCCCGTACCGCAGAGCTGGGCGATGATCTCGTGGGGGCAAGCGGCGGCGGTCTCGGCGGTGATGCCGATCTCCGCCAGCAGGCGCTGCTGCAGCGGATGCAACTGCTTGTAGCCGGTGCACTGTACGGACAGCCATGTGGCCCAGCCGTCACTGCCGTCCGGCCAGCTCCCTTCTGCGGCCCCTTGGCGCCGGTCTCGGGCATGAGCGCGGATCAGGTGCCAGGTTCGCTGCCACGCCAAGGGCCACGGCGGGTTCCACCACACGTCGATCGCGTCGAGTACCTGGAGGTGCGCGCCGGGTTCGTCCTGGCGGCGGGTGAGGCAACGCTGGGCAGTGAGCCACTTCCCGAGCAAAAACCCTTGGTACGAGATGTTCTTGGTGGCCAGGGCCAGGCATCCGTGTTCGGCGGCGAAGGCGCGCGCACAGTCAACAGCCTTATCGATGCCTGCTGTCCGGCTCGTTCGGCGCGGGCGTGCGCTACCGGCGGCCTGGGCCGTGAGGCCTATGTCGGCCAGCAGACGGCGTTGTTCGGGGTGGAGTGAGCTGTAGTCGGTGCACTGCAGGTACAGCCATTCCCCGGTCAGCATGTGGGTGTCGGGGAAGCCGTCGGCGGCGTTGAGGGGGCCGTGGCGTCTGACGTGGTCGCGGGCGCGGTAGTAGGAGCGCTGCCACTTCACCGACCAGGGGATGTTCCACCACGGATCCACCTCCTTGAGGGCGGCGGCCTTTTCTTCAGGCAGGACCAAGGCGTGGGCCTGCTGGTTGTGCACCCATTTCCCCAGGGCGAAGGAACCGACTCGGGTGTCGCGTTGGGTGGCGAGGTGGCCGTGCTGGGCGGCGTAGGTGCGCGCGTGGGCCAGGCCGGCGGCGAAGGCGCCCTCGGCGTGCACGCTGTGACCCCGCAGCCGTTTCTGAGCCGGCAGCCCCTCTGTGCCCGCGGTCTGCCGACGCTGGTAGCCCGCGAGAACGTCGGCGAGAGGCCGGGGCCGGAGCGCCAAGGGGACCTGCCACAGCCGCTGTTCGTCGTCTCCACTGCCGCCCTCGGTACGGATGCACTGGTACGTCCAGGCAAACAGCGCTCCGTGGGTACAGCCGGCCAGACGCTCGGTGAGCCACGAACGCCGCAAGCGATGGCCCAGCTCGCCGGGCACGCAGGGCACATCAGCCAACCGGTAAGGGAGGTGACCACCACCGTCAGCAGCGACACGGAGCCGCCAGGCCCGGCTTGCCAGAAGCGTGGCGAGGGCGACGGTCTCTGGGTAGGTGACCAGATCCCGCGCCAGGATCCGCCACCGCTGCGGATCCTCGCCCGCGGGCATGGCCGCATCCAGCCGCATCGGCCACAGACGTTCCTCGGGCCACTCCTGCGCCCACCACCAGGCTGTGACCGCTTCCGCAACCTCGAACGCCGAACCAGCGACGGGGGAGCGGCGCAGCAGCCTGCGGTGATCCGCCTGCGCCTGGACCACCTCCGGGCATCCGGCCAACCCCACGACACGGCCCCCGCTGCCAGGCACGTTCATCAGCCAGCACCGGTGGCGTGGGCAGACTCGCTGGTGCGCCGCCAGGTACACCCGGGCTGGTGCAACGCGACCGGTCCGCGCAGCCACACAGCCCGGGCACGCCGGACCCCAGGCAGCAACCGTCTCCACCCCGTTGTAGAGCCGCACCGCCGGCCGCTCCTTCGAGGGGCCCAGCGGCTCCTCCCGCGTCCAGGCCGGCAACGCATGGCGTAAGCCCACCTGCGGCACACGACACAGCGCCGCGACCCGGTCCCGGGCCGCAGCGTTCAAGAACACCTCGCTGTCGCCCTGCAGAGCCCGGACGACGCCCTGCTGGCCAGCCACTTCGGTAACCGACGACAGCAGACTCCGCACCGTCAGGCCGTACCTGTCCGCGATCCGCCCCAGGAACGACAGCGTCATCTCACCCTGCAGGGGAGCCACCCGAAAGGCACCCGCAGCCAGCAACAGCGTCCCCACCCGCCCGTCTCTTGTGACAACTATCGTGCTTCGACTCAACAAGTGTGACTGAGCGCTCTAGTTGGCGGGTAAGCGTTGGCGGCACGAGCGAGGCCCGGGCGGTGTCCTTCGGGTTCCTCAGCCGTGACGCGGTCGTTGGAACCTGTCCACCAGGCGGTGTCCTGGCGATCCAGAGCGCTGGCGCCAGGTTTAGCCGAAAATGACGACGAACACGATCGCCTTACTGGCCGCGAAGGGCACTGAGCAAGCTAGTCAGCTCTGGCGGCTGCAGGGTCTTCCAAGCAACCGGGCTAACCCCTGGAGTCATCATGTGGCCATAAATGCGATCGCAGGTAACTATGGACTGTTCAGCGACGAATAGCAGACCCTCCCAGTCGGTGACATCAAAGCTCTCACCATCAATGAGGTCCAGTGGAAAATAAGCTACTGGCCATCGGCCGAATCGTGCATTTTCGAGCGATTGCCGCATCATGCTGAGGTGGGACGTCACTCCAGTCATGGCATGGGGGCCGCCTTCGAGAAAATCAAACCCGGGAGGCCCGGAATATCGAGAAAATGCCGCCTGCCGCTCCTGATCCGCTAGATCCCAGACCGCCTCGTAAGCCTTCATGAGGCGCGCAATCCGCTCGTCGAGAACCTTTGCTTTCGTCGCTGAGACCTCATCTTGAAAGTTCAGCCTGAAGTCTTCCAGGCTAGTCAAGGTGATATTTGTATTCTGGGTAGCGCGGATTGCTCCGGCTTGGAATCCGCTCTCGGAAAAAACAAGCCCGCGATCGGCTCCGATGTCATCGACTATTCCCTGGAGCGTGAGGATTCTCTCCTTCGGAATCCGTCGCTGCCATGCCTTGCACTCGACCAGCCAGAGAATATCCACCCCGGCAATACTCAGGCGGGCCACGACGTCGATGTCATGCCGACCTCGTGCACCTTCAATGGTTTCATCGACGCGCGTATCGAATCCGAGCTCGGACAAGAAGGAGGAGACTTCCTGTTGGTATTCCTGCCATTCTGGTGTCCGGCCCAATTGAACACTCCAGTAGGTGTAAGTGGCACTAGATTCTGGCTGCTTCGCCAGCGGCGCGCCCAGTTGCACCCGACCGCGCTGGAGGTCGGCCTCGCCGACCTCCACAGTTCTGACGACCCCCGACCGGAGCCAGTTGACAAGGATTCAGGCGAGGGTCAGGGGCTGGCTCGGACATGGGGGTGAGCCTAGTCGGCGCCAGCCTCACTGGTTCCAACTCTCGTGACCAGGTTCCCACTAGCGCGTCACGTCTCAGCACCGTCGACCGCCAGCGCACAACCCGCCAAGCAAACCGCTCACCCGCCAACTAGTAGACTGTCGCGGCTAATTTTTGGGATATAGATGGCGCAGTTTGATGCGTGCGTCGTGGGTGGTGAACTGCCAGTTCACCTGACGTTGGCCGGTGTTGGTGGCGTTCTGCCAGGCCGAGAGTTCGGTGTTGAGGATGTCGAGGTCGCTGATCCTGCGGTCGAGGCATTGCCGGGTCAGCGCGGAGAGTTCGATCTCGGCGATGTTGAGCCATGACCCGTGCTTGGGCGTGTGGTGGATCTCGAGGCGTTGGGCCAGGGCGAATGCCTCTTGTGGTTCGAATGCCTCGTACAGCGAGGCGATGCCGTGGGTGTTGAGGTTGTCCATCACGAGCACCACGGTCTCGGCGTCGGGGTAGTCCACGCTCAGCAGCTGCTTGACCTGGCCGGCCCAGTCGATCCGGGTCCGCCGGGACAGCGCCTGAACAGCACGCCACCCGCGCAGGGGTTCGACCCACACGAAGATCGAGCACGTGCCGCAGCGGATGTACTCGCTGTCCTGGCAGGCGTCGTGACCAGGGCGGGCCGGCAGCGGGTCGCGGGTATCGGCGAGGAGCTGGTAGGGCTTCTCGTCCATGCACACCACCGGACATGCCGGGTCGTAGGGCCGGGCATAGACAGCCAGCACGTCTTCCATCCGGGCCGCGAACTCCGCGTTCGTCCGTGGTGGGATGGTCCAGCACTTTCTCAGGTGAGGACGCAGTTCCGTTTTTTTAAGACCCGCCCGATGGTGGAGTGGTCCAGATCGGGGATGTCCTCGGTCAGCGCGACGTGCTTCTCCAGCAGACGCAGCGACCACCGGGTATAGCCCTGGGGTGGCTGCGAGCACGCCATCGCGATCAGCCGGGCTTCGACCTCGCCGGTCACCGGCGAGGGCACCGGCGGGAGGTCACGCCTCTTCCGCGCGATCGTGGCGTGCACATCGCCACCGGTCTCGGCGAAACGCTTGGCAACCAGCCGTAACGTCTCACCGGAGACGCCGAGCCGGGCCGCGATCGCCTCCTTGGAATCCACGTCACCCACCGAGACATCCAGTGCAAGCAGCACCCGCGCACGCATGATCATCGAGGCCCCGCGAACACCCGTCGTGGTCACCCGGACCAACTCCTCACGATCCTGCGCGCTCAGCCTGACCGGCCGCTTCTTCTGTGAACCCACGACGACAGTCCTGTCTGGCAAAAGGGAGGGAACCCACCTGACACCAGCCTCCCAACCAGACATGCCATAACTAAGCAGCGACACGCTACTAGGGTGCTCAGTCACAACAAGCAGGTGCCGGGCCGCGGCCGGCGCCAGGTCAGTAGTCGAGGTCGAGGTAGTCGATGTCGTTGAGGGTGACGTCGGAGAGTCCTGCGGCGCGCCCTCCGCCGTCCTGGAAATAGACGTCCTTAAATCCTTCGGCGATGATCCCCCGCATCTGCTGGTCGCTGGCCCCTGTGTCACGGGCGTCGAACAGGCGCTGCGCGTAGGCCGGGGGGAGGTGCACGGTCAGGCGGCGGAAGCGTCCGTCGTCGGTCGTGCCGACGGGTGCGGTGTACCCGAAGCGGGCCCTCGTCTCCACCGTGATGCCGCCGGAGGCCGCGGCATGTTTCTGCCGGCGCTTGCGCACCTGTGGCTGCCACCGCTGCCGTACCGCGTCGTCGAGTTTCGCGGCGACGTCGGCGCGGGCGTGCTTGCGGGCGCCGCGCCGGTAGCGGTTGACGGAGTCGGCGGTGACCCCGAGCTCCTGCGCGACGGCCTTCGCACTGCCCAACTGCTTGAGCAGGAACCCGATCTGACCTTTCAGCGTCTTCGGCGGCTCGCGGGTGAAGGACTCCCGGTCGGCCCGCTCGATCGCGTCGTCGATCTCCCCCACGGCCTTACTCTCCTTCGTCGAGGACGGCGTCGCCGCCCTTGATGTGGCGGGCCGGGTTGAGGCCCTTCTCCATGAGGTCGACCGCCCACAGCATCGTCTGGACGCCCTC is from Streptomyces sp. NBC_01314 and encodes:
- a CDS encoding IS630 family transposase; translated protein: MVAASAGEARRADRGHPRSGPLHHRAGLKKTELRPHLRKCWTIPPRTNAEFAARMEDVLAVYARPYDPACPVVCMDEKPYQLLADTRDPLPARPGHDACQDSEYIRCGTCSIFVWVEPLRGWRAVQALSRRTRIDWAGQVKQLLSVDYPDAETVVLVMDNLNTHGIASLYEAFEPQEAFALAQRLEIHHTPKHGSWLNIAEIELSALTRQCLDRRISDLDILNTELSAWQNATNTGQRQVNWQFTTHDARIKLRHLYPKN
- a CDS encoding helicase associated domain-containing protein, encoding MNVPGSGGRVVGLAGCPEVVQAQADHRRLLRRSPVAGSAFEVAEAVTAWWWAQEWPEERLWPMRLDAAMPAGEDPQRWRILARDLVTYPETVALATLLASRAWRLRVAADGGGHLPYRLADVPCVPGELGHRLRRSWLTERLAGCTHGALFAWTYQCIRTEGGSGDDEQRLWQVPLALRPRPLADVLAGYQRRQTAGTEGLPAQKRLRGHSVHAEGAFAAGLAHARTYAAQHGHLATQRDTRVGSFALGKWVHNQQAHALVLPEEKAAALKEVDPWWNIPWSVKWQRSYYRARDHVRRHGPLNAADGFPDTHMLTGEWLYLQCTDYSSLHPEQRRLLADIGLTAQAAGSARPRRTSRTAGIDKAVDCARAFAAEHGCLALATKNISYQGFLLGKWLTAQRCLTRRQDEPGAHLQVLDAIDVWWNPPWPLAWQRTWHLIRAHARDRRQGAAEGSWPDGSDGWATWLSVQCTGYKQLHPLQQRLLAEIGITAETAAACPHEIIAQLCGTGPGLAHARTYAAAHGHLATPLKACPEGFPLGRWLSEQRHQAREHHRSTGGTWPVSTLLAALDPWWNPTWSLEWQRNWTRVRERSESAAGGGGSGIADLEKELADWLRRQCTGYGTLHPEQHRLLTKIGITAETARAAQPPAPRVGPGLLDTVLAQARAYAAGYGHIAAPVSTVLDGFPLGKWLAWQRRRAGQGRLSPTRAEALTLIDPWWNPPWPLQWQQAYHRLRTEATGADGVPATNLSRGLCRWIRVQQESWEHLHPGQQDLLTVLGITPDAVVGERPAPATRSYPASPGIDHARAYAARHGHLTPDKHTRQDGFPLGRWLGQQRRKARAGVLSTATIEALTALDPWWNPPWPYTWHRTWQQYRATTSGNEPAPDTLQHWANTQRAQWSTLHPDQQHLLTHTGIAG
- a CDS encoding alpha/beta fold hydrolase; the protein is MQPEPTAELRHRTVEAPAGRLHLVEQGTGPLILLVHGFPESWYSWRRQLPALAAAGYRAVAIDVRGYGRSSKPAAIDAYRMLDLVEDNVAVVRALGEESAVIVGHDWGSNISATSALLHPGVFRAVGLLSVPYAPPGGPRPTDIFGQIGGPEQEFYVSYFQEPGRAETEIEPDVRGWLAGFYAALSADTMPAQGEPDPHFVTLGCQLRDRFPVGPLPAWLSEEDLDVYAGEFERTGLTGALNRYRNMDRDWEHLAPHRGAPIKQPSLFIGGALDASTTWMSDAIDAYPTTLPRLSASHLLEGCGHWIQQERPDEVNNLLTDWLATLQS
- a CDS encoding ATP-dependent endonuclease; translated protein: MRLVELSVTNFRSLGDVQGIPIHKQTILTGHNDCGKTAALDAIAFLLGERPLADSDISQFAESEPARAALPSDDDAAEPIAVTVEGRFDLSDAEKKALGLASSIQVRRRHVEGEGVSLEWLAQVPQNPALRNISSLKVPELRSLASDVGVKLREGQPNVKASWTEVLEEHVASAPTVAGWAQAPEHVVSSLPQLLYFRGDAAETPDTVVRSILTAKLREYTLREETRQKITDLETDFSGLLKDDAARLQKLVEERCSLDSFSLEPTVQFRPTVSGVSMTAAAPGQRAVSLAAAGAGRSRRISLALWEASQQLLSEAAEGGVTGGVIIAYDEPDTHLDYEHQRRIMDMIKVSASAAQSTVIVATHSLNLIDGVDIQDIVHLNSRVGRAYVQSLGAEDSDEDTRRFLSNMAVSLGFRNSVLLHERCFVGVEGPTEYAALPALFKLAFGYPIQSAGIALWDCGGNDGALNFAKFLKKHKRTVMFLVDGDSIRDKEKEFSLNRLEKYGFTEKDCLFLGDPNELEDVFSDDQWADTMNAEWPRTDEQQWMSKDVADLRRTGKFSKSLHTLLYQHSEQAPRKKESMVVELAQRLRQPSDVPPALVKSFNDAIKVASEAGLRHWSEDE
- a CDS encoding restriction endonuclease — encoded protein: MEVGEADLQRGRVQLGAPLAKQPESSATYTYWSVQLGRTPEWQEYQQEVSSFLSELGFDTRVDETIEGARGRHDIDVVARLSIAGVDILWLVECKAWQRRIPKERILTLQGIVDDIGADRGLVFSESGFQAGAIRATQNTNITLTSLEDFRLNFQDEVSATKAKVLDERIARLMKAYEAVWDLADQERQAAFSRYSGPPGFDFLEGGPHAMTGVTSHLSMMRQSLENARFGRWPVAYFPLDLIDGESFDVTDWEGLLFVAEQSIVTCDRIYGHMMTPGVSPVAWKTLQPPELTSLLSALRGQ
- a CDS encoding helix-turn-helix domain-containing protein, producing MAVDDLDGTLAAMGPRLRAAREHHGATLAGVSYATGISTSTLSRIETGRRKPTLEVLLQLSKEYGVSLDELAGTAPAPAAELRGRAPLNFGDDKAVLPLTRYVGGLHAHKHVLPAVEGPPARPRQVSHEGYEWLCVLYGRLWLALGNQDLVLTAGDVVEFDTRTPHGVANARSTGPVEYLIMFGPQGERLRLRTPPGVAGLVTERLLSEQL